One Coffea eugenioides isolate CCC68of chromosome 2, Ceug_1.0, whole genome shotgun sequence genomic window, AAATCATCAGACACGCACATATATAAAGATCAAAATTCCATAATTGTAAGACCATAATCATTTAGGTTTCAAGAACATGACAAGTTTCGGAAGTGAAGGAAAAACGGCCAGTTGTTACCCTCGCTAGTTCCATTAGCTGATGGACAATTGGGtgccctctttcttttctttttcttttttttgttacaTAGAAAgtgcttcaaaaaaaaaaacgagtTTAGAAATTAATAGCATCTGTTAATAAGGTCTTGAAGATTTGAAGCGGATTCGACAAGAGAATTTCCGCAAGCGTAGCACATGGCAAGCAAAAGCTTATACTATAGTAATGGCGAGACTACCCGTTTCAGCATTCACTTACCAATTCAAGTAACTTGGTTTTTTTTACAATATTCGTGTGAAGAGAAAAGGCACATTTGACATTTGAAATACGACCCATAGGTAAATCCAAAAGTCTCCACGCTATTCCTTTGGAAACGCTAAAAGAAAACCTTCACGACACAACACATATCTCAGCCATAATTGCAAAATCACTTGCAGGAAAGAAAGATCAGAATTGGCAACCCTACAAATTAAAAGAGGCCGGCCATCCAGAAGCTATAGACGGGGTTTTCGTTTTCAACCTTTTTAGGGGGGGAGATAGGCATGTGTTGCAAAACATGCATTCAACATCCTCATCTGCAGCACAGGTTTGCCAGAACCTGCTCGAGATACAAAACATTTTGCAGAGGCAGAATGTGCAAAAGAATGCGTTCCTTGCAAAAGTAACACAAAGAATGATATTGTGCTGTGGATCATTAATTAATCCTAGCATCTACAAAACATAGTAAACCACAAATTACCCTAAAAGCTGACTCAAGTAACCATGAGACCGGCAACACAATGAAGAAAACCAAAGGGTTTTCATTCCGTAACAAAACATGTATTTAGATATCAAGttcccaacaaaaaaaaaaaaaacttaatgtatggcaagttcagcaagtgcatAATTGTTTCAGTTGTAATCACCAACCTGGCTCCATCCACGATAGTTGACATCGCAGCACAAGACCCAAACTGGTGCATAAGCGAACACTTGTATCTCCAGTTGACAACAAGAATTCACCATGTAAGCATACCGTGATTTTGCCAAGGTTGGTTTGAGCACCAAAGACTGGCTCTATCATCATGCAAGAGCCAAATCAATTGCTAGGACAGGAAATAAGAGTCTTTTCCCCAGTAAGATGTACAGCAAGATTCAGACCTCTGATGTGGGAAAGCCTTCCCAACCAACAAACAAACTCAGACTACTTTATACATCAAAACCAGGCATCGCAAACTGTGATGCAAAACTTTCAACCCAAGTGCGAAGCTCAATAATATCTTTGTTGTTCTCAAGACCCTTTAGAAAAGCCTTTGGCAGCTTCCCATGTTCTCTCTGCACTGAGCTAGCAATCTGTGCAGCTCTGAAAAGGAAGTCGGCTATTGTTTCAAAATCAGCCTCCAGACAACCTCTTGAAGTCATAGCAGGAGTACCTATAATCAAAAACAAGAAAGCCGTGCACAATCCATGGATTAAGCCCACAATAAATTTACAAACTTAAAGAAGATATAACATGAGCTTCACTTACCAATTCTTACACCTCCAGGTGTGATAGTTCCATTATCGTCAAAGATAGTAACTTTGTTCAGAGTCACGTGGCACAACTCACAGACCTTCTCAAAGTTTTTACCTACAAAAAACATGACAATGCATAAGAGCCACATGCACCTTCAGTATACGGAGAATAAAATGATCTACAATCTTTAATAAGGCAAATTCCATACATTGACCGTGAAATGGGAATATGTATATTCAAATTGTATGTAAAAGAATGGGTTAGGCTATGTCATGCATACAACTCAAGAACGTTGTTGAtttggaaattaaaaaaaaatccaaatttacaTATGTTGCTTGTGGTATCAATAAGGAATTCAGAAAAGAGATCAATCATATTATTTAGACCCTCTAACTGTAGCACTAGTCCTCTAGTTCTGGGCCTCAGGCAACAGAGATCACAAGGCAATGGCAAAAGCATCACGAAGGTAGAACCCATTCTCTTAGACGAGGCAACATCAATGAACCAGAATAGACCGTATAATCTTATTTACTTTCAATCTGGATGAAGAGATCCTTTCTTTTACTCTGTTCAGAAGCGAATAGTATGAGGATTTTGTTGAAatcaaatattaataaaataccACCTAGGCTGGCAATTGCTTCTTAAAAAAGGCTCTAAAATGCTCAGAAACATAACACTATTTCCCTGCACGGACTCGTAATGATAAACATCTGAAAAAGGCAGATGCTAAATCGTAGCTCTAAATTGGGAAGGGTGGAAATGCATTTGGTAGCTGAATGCCCTTCTGTATACTTGGAGCATGACACTTGCATACGTGGAAATTTATCAACTCATGGTAATGCTGTTCACAACAGACAAAAATGATATAAAGAATTCATCAGTACCAATTGAAGCAATTCTTTTAAACACGATGGCATACTCAGTTATGACCCAATGAAATACACCATCATGCTGAAGAAAACAACAGAGATTTCCTTCCCCCCTGTCCCAACATAAGAACGATACTTTTACAATTCAAAAATTACCTTGTAAACATGATACACAGTTGAAACTATAAGATCCTGGTACATAAAAGCACTTCTGTTGCACacaaatatatattatattccATGCAAATGTTGATTTATAATGTTGTACTGTAGAGTATAGCCAAGCTCATACAGACACTCCATTACATGTCCTCACAATCGAAACTACCAAATAGTACCTATGTCGGACAGGGGAAAACTAATCCCTGTTGTTCTGGAATAGTAGTTGTTATAGTCTTGGTGCACTTATTCATCATAGCTGTGTATGCAATTGGGTGCCGTTACCTTGTTTGTAGTCAAAAATTACCTTGCAATTATAATACAGAAGGTTAATCACTGTAACTAAGATCCAGGTACAAAAAGAGCCCCCTGTTGTGGGTAAATTTTATATCATGATCCATGCAAATCATGAATTCTAATAATCTACTTCAGAATACATCCATAGCCAGCTCGTCTACAAAAATAATTGCATGCCTTCATACTAGAATATAAAAGTTGCAAAGGGGTCTTAGTATTATAACAAACCTAAACACCCGAAATACAATTTCACATAAAAATACATCGGTTGCCCCAAAGACAGGTGAAACACTATCCTATTAACATAACATAACAAAATAtaacccaaaaaataaataaatttgcaTACCTGTTAATCCAAGAGTCCTTAGATCCCAAAGTAACAAATGGTTGTCAGTGCCCCCAGTTACCAGCCTACAGTTTCTTCTCAATAGAGCAGATGCTAATGCTTGAGCATTTTTTTTCACTTGTTGCATATAAGCCTTGTACTCGGGAGTAGCCACTTGTTTCAATGCTATGGCAAGGGCAGCAATATGGTTATTGTGCGGTCCACCTTGCAATGCCGGGAAAACAGCAAAGTTTATCTTCTCCTCAAAATCATATCTATCGCTCCCATCACCTTGATTCAAAAGCATGCCTCTTTTCCTTGGCTTCGAACCCTTCCTGTAAAATATTATACCTCCCCTTGGACCTCGAAGACTTTTGTGTGTTGTCGATGTAACAATGTCACAGTAGTCAAAGGGGCTCACACTCTCCTGCAGGGAAACAATCATAGATGCCAGCAGTGAGGTCTAAGTACTGCCTTATACTCCCTAAAGTGTTTTTAATAGCTTTAAGGCCTCTAGTCCAGTAGCCAAATGTTGTTGTCAAATATACAGATAATTTACATGCCAAAGAGTTATGCATATTGGAATACTGCAGCTGTAGCCAGAGTCACAAATTCAGGATCCAATTCCCATGTTTCCAGGGTCGCTCCCACTTTTGTAAATAGGTTGTCAATAGCACGTTTCCTTTGACTAACGTGTAAAATAGACATTGTTTGTTTTTCCTATCAGTTCTTCCAATATCTCTTCAACTGCTAAATTTCAAGGCATAGGTAATTGATGATAACATAAGCTTTATCAAGTTTGTCCTATTCCATGGAAGTCATGCAGGACTTCAGATGTGAAAAAATTACAACTATGAACTCAATAGCCACAGCAGATCATATTAAGCAAAGGACCAAATAATTTGTAGCCCTTGTGCAACAAGCTCAAACTAAATAACAGCATATCCTAACCAAGCATGCATTAAAAACCACAGAAAAATAAGCAAATCATGAAATATATAGGAAAGAAATCCTCTGTAAAACTTGAGAAGAAGCAAGACAAAGCTTCACCTTTGCAGCAACAAGCCCGCTTATCTGAGCCATATCACACAACAAGACAGCTCCACATTTATCTGCAATCTGTCTGAACCTTGAATAATCCCATTCCCGAGGATATGAACTCCCGCCACAAATGAGTATCTTGGGGCGAAAATCAAGCGCCCTCTCCTCAAGCTTATCAAAATCTATATAACCTGTCTGTGGGTTCACTTTATATGCCAAACtttcaaagaaaattgaagCCCCCGAGACTTTCCTCCCATTTGGCAAATAATAGCCGTGACTTGAATTTCCACCGGATGGTGTATCCAACCCCATTATCCTATCACCAGGCAACAATAAACCGGTATAAACAGCAAAGTTCGCAGAGGTACAGGAATAAGGCTGTACATTTACACCCCAATTCTCTGAATCAAGCCCAAAAGCAGCCAATGCTCGCTCACAACAAAGGGTTTCAATTTCATCAATATATTGATTCCCACCATAATACCTCGCCCCAGAATAGCCTTCCGAGTATTTATTCGTCAAATGACTTCCTAAAGCTTCCATCACCGCTTTACACACAAAATTCTCCGAAGCTATTAATTCAATCCCTTTATACTGCCTCTGCTTTTCTTTCTCCAGTATCTCAAAGACATCAGGATCGGCCACTCGTAAAGTCTGATTTCCCCACGCCCTCACAGCATTCCTACGAGACTCAAGGTCGTTGGAGCTCCCCCTAGAACTCTTCAACGAAGAAGACGAGGAGGATTGTGAATCGCCCGAGTCGCGTTTCCGCTTGAAGCACATCGAATGGCCTAAAATCCGAAACTCCTCTTCCTTCTCATCCTCACTCTCTCTATTACCTTTCCCGTTCTGCTCTTTTTGATTGTCAGTTTGCGACTCCATCAATTGAAGCGGAATCTGCGGTACCGGATGGGACGGGTCCTGAAAGTTCGAATCTATCTGGAAGGAAATGGAATCATCGACGATTCGCGACCGGTGATTCGACGCGGGTGCCGGTGAGGACGAAGCGTGAGTTAGAAACCCTAGTGAGAG contains:
- the LOC113760840 gene encoding serine hydroxymethyltransferase 7-like, which produces MDLSHSQSSNLSLGFLTHASSSPAPASNHRSRIVDDSISFQIDSNFQDPSHPVPQIPLQLMESQTDNQKEQNGKGNRESEDEKEEEFRILGHSMCFKRKRDSGDSQSSSSSSLKSSRGSSNDLESRRNAVRAWGNQTLRVADPDVFEILEKEKQRQYKGIELIASENFVCKAVMEALGSHLTNKYSEGYSGARYYGGNQYIDEIETLCCERALAAFGLDSENWGVNVQPYSCTSANFAVYTGLLLPGDRIMGLDTPSGGNSSHGYYLPNGRKVSGASIFFESLAYKVNPQTGYIDFDKLEERALDFRPKILICGGSSYPREWDYSRFRQIADKCGAVLLCDMAQISGLVAAKESVSPFDYCDIVTSTTHKSLRGPRGGIIFYRKGSKPRKRGMLLNQGDGSDRYDFEEKINFAVFPALQGGPHNNHIAALAIALKQVATPEYKAYMQQVKKNAQALASALLRRNCRLVTGGTDNHLLLWDLRTLGLTGKNFEKVCELCHVTLNKVTIFDDNGTITPGGVRIGTPAMTSRGCLEADFETIADFLFRAAQIASSVQREHGKLPKAFLKGLENNKDIIELRTWVESFASQFAMPGFDV